From the genome of Solanum stenotomum isolate F172 chromosome 5, ASM1918654v1, whole genome shotgun sequence:
aagaataaaggATTAGTATAATTTCTAGATTGTCACGTCAAGCAATGAATAACTAGAATTTGTTTGTCTCTTAACCTAAACTATGGATGAccttttagattattttttttaattagaaccataatagttttaaaattatgtatatttaaaaatttgtaaaaacaaagaatcacaaatatttatataaaaaaatatgaagataaGTAATTTGTTAATGCGactctttgaaatatttctatactttatttacaaaatgtgatatattttttttttacttggtAAGATTATAAGAACGAAGGAAGAAACTATTTAGAAAAGATGAGAGAAGTGGGATTGAGATGGTTCAAACACGTGAACATGTAGAGATCGATGTCCAATGAAGAGGTTGACTATAATGATTATAAATATAGGTAGAAGTAGGTTGAAAAAATATTAGGAAGAGATGGTTGGATATAATATGACTTATCGAGGACATAACTAGATAAGAAGATTTGGAGGTCGAAGATTTATGATAAAAGTGGAGTAGTTCTTAGTAGATCGAGCGCTAGTTCTATtttcatcatcattattattatttttgtatcattctttaatggaaaaaatgacaaatatacctcCGAACTATTATAAATGGTATCTAaataccctccgttatacttttagAACTCTGATGCTCCTACCGTCTATTTTTTGAAGCGTATATACCCTTTGAACTAAAGGAGGACACGTGTCACGATCTTAACAACCTATTCAagatttatttaagttttaattctaattaaaaaaattgacccaaataataaaaaaatccacCCGAATAATTTTAGACCCGCACCGAAATTATAACCAAAACCCCAAGAGACCATCTTCTCTAATCTTTTCCTTTCTACAGAGAATTAGagattttcttttgttctttagTTAAATCTCATATATTACATATTCCAATTTAGTAAGATATTCTCATCAACACAACATTTAGTGAGattcacttatttttttttttaacaaaataaagaaCAGAAAAAGAGTTGGAAACTCATCCATACAACACTTTGGGTGGTTTTCAGTTTGATGAAATTAAGTTTGGTTTTTTCTGGTGTTAGAGGCAATTTTCCGTCGTTTTTTCTTCTTGCTTACCCATAAATCCTTTTTTGTGGTACATTTTAGAATGTAAGAGCATTTTCTCGCCGCAGATTAGCTATGAATTACAGAGTATTTTCTTGACCTCCATTGTTGAATCTGTAAAGAGAGCTAGAGGTATGTTTGTTCTCTATCCTCCCATATTTTTCTTGTATGATTTATGactgattttattttatatttcttagTGTAGTGTGATTGTTGATTTTTGGATTTTCATAGATCTCTTTTCTTGGCTTTCAGCCCTACAATCTTCATTTTTCAAAGTTTCAGCTATGTAAAAAAGTTATTGAGTTTTGCGACTATAAATCCATTACAAGGTCGCTGGTTTGGTTCGCCGGATCTGTTGGAGCAGTGGTGAGGGAGAGATGGGTGAGTGGTGGTCAGGTTTCATGGTGGATTAAGGGTCATTATCCCACTGATTTCGCTGGTTCGAAGGAGGTTAGGTTTGATAGCAATTAGAGATGGTTTCGTATTTGGAGCTACGCCGGAGAAGATGGAGTCGCTGCAATTCGTCGTGTAACTGGTTCTTGGACTagagaagaaaggaaaaattagaTTTATTTGGGTGCGAGTCAAAAATTATTTGGGTCAAATTTTTAAttggaaataaaaattaaatatattttggatAGGTTGTTAAGATCGTGACACGTGTCCCTCCGTTAGTCCAAAGGGTATACACGTTCCAAAAATTAGACAGTAGGGGCATCAGAGTTCTAAgagtataacggagggtatttagataccatttacgatagtttgggggtatatttgtcctttttcctttctttaatTCTTGTATTACTTGTTATTTAATTTGCTTTAGTTATcgtatattattttgttattgctATTATGctcttcttcattattttgagCATGACAAATCTTTTATTGTTtgcatacttttttttatatataatttacttgaGTTGAGAATCTatcaaaaacataattaaaaattcttGAGTATCCAGAAATCCACGAAAAGTAGTGAAAAAGATCTTTGCTCTTAACTcttataaatcattttttcagcCTTAATATAGTAGATTAATTGTTATTTCACTTTCAATCTCGACGTGTATAGAATTATTTAACAGATGACATACATTGCCAAAACAATTACGTAAACTTAGTAAATGTCATTTCATTAggaattaactaaaaaaatctGATTCATCCAAGTGTCCATAAAATccaaaattaaatattacaaGATATACGtaatttgaataatttataattagttTAACTAATATTCATTAAtgatataagtttttttttaatatggtcGAGTAACATAGGCAATAGTCATTTACCATCTTAATTTTCAGCGAGTTTAACTAATATCCACTGATTGTGTAAGTTTTTTTTACACAATCAAATAacattaattgataataaccAGTTATCATcgtaattttcaattttattttttgctgagTATTTATGTGGTTTAGATTTAACATTCtaaattatttaagaaaaaatggtTACCTCATAATCACTCGATTACTAATAAGCAAGGGTAACGTTTGATATAACAAAAACTataactctatatatatattcttttgatTTGGATTTTCCTTTGGTTATcggggaaaaaggataaatatatccccgaactatcgtaaatggtatgtagatacccttcgtcatacgtttgggacattggtgcccctgtcgtctaaaaattagagcatatatgcccttcactctaacggaagactaaatagagacacgtgacacaatcttatccattcatccgatatttaataaatgttggatcggtggataagattatgacacatgtatgtccgttagtataaaggatatatatgctgtagtttttggacgacaggagcaccaatgtcccaaaagtatgacggaggataTCTGCATGCCGTTTATGATAGTTTggggatatatttgtcctttttccctagtTAGTGAATATGaatataatttgactaatcggcTAAATGTGCAACTTCtcgaaaagaaaaagaaaacattttggGCCTGATAGGATATAGTCCATCCAGATTTCAAACCTACAGGCCCAAATTCCTATCTAGCGGGTCACACTGAGACCATATACTAACCGCCCTATTTAAGGATCATTTCCGCCCTACTTTCAAAATTACGGCAGTCTTCTCCGGCCAAAAGTAGAAAGCTGAAAACACACAGCGTTTCTCCGTCTCCGTTTCTTTTTCCGGCGAAACTGAGCTTAAACTCGTAGGTTCGTTCTCTTATTTATCTCTTGCTGTGTATTTTTACATGATTTATTATACTTTTCGCTTTTGTAAGAAACCCTAATCTCATTTCGACTGATTTTTTAGTGTTAAAATTGATTAGTTTGCTGTGATTATATCTATTCtttatgattaaggaaagataCACAAGCTATTTGTATGTTCGATGTGTTTTTTACTAGTTTGTTTTGCTTACGCAGTTTTTTTTACGAGCTGGTATGCATTAGTGTTGACTTTCATGTAATAATGGTTTTAGAAATTTTGTTGGttgtataattatatttttgagtgTTAGTAATCTGGTTTATGGAAGAAGATGTACATGATGGTATAGTGTAGAATGTGGAATATATGTAATCGTGGTGTCTAGGGTAGGTTGTAGCTTGCACACAACACACGTATACTAATCCCACAATAAGCTGGTAATTCCATGGTGACCTAGTGTGTTGGCCTCCTCTTTGATTTGAACGTGAAGTTTCATGGTTCTCATTTAGCTTTTGACCACATGTCACACCCTTGGATGCCAGAACTTTGAGTATTAATCCTGATAGGTAGTGTAGAACCTGGAGTAATTATCATCCCTAGTGTAGAACTTGTAATATATATAACCATGGTGTCTAGGTTTGCTTGGGCACGCTTCTACTGATCATGCAATAACCTGCTAATTCCACGGTGACCTAGTAGTTTTGCCGTCTCTTTGATTTGAACGTGGAATCTCATGGTGCTCAATTCTCTTAATTGACCACATGCGATGTCCTTGGGTGCCAGAGCTTGGAGTATTATTCTTGATAAGTAGTGTATAACCTGGATTAATTATCATTAGGGTCTTACAACCCTTAATTactaaacaagaaaaaaatagccCATTCATATTTTACTTTTGTCTTGGTGTTTTGTACTCTTTTCATTTGCATAAATTAACTTGCAGAACGTAACTAGGTTAAAAGCAGTGGTTTGTGAAACTGTATAATCTTAATGCTACCTTTGGCACTAAAAATTGCTGCTGAAATTGTTTTCCACCCGTCTCCTTGTTCTCTGCGCTCATTTGAGAATGAACTTGACCAGTCTCGAAGAGAACTAAAGTTTACTTGGAATTGTCAGTTGTTTTGCTTCCCACCACCTCTTAAACTAGAGGTAGTTGACTATTATATCGAAACAAGTTCTTATGTAGCTTAGTAGTTGTGCAACATTCAAAATTTAGTCTTAAAGTGTAAGTTGATAAACACCATGCTCCTTGATCAAAATCTTAATCATTGTATTCACATTTTTACCTTCTTTCATTAATTCACTGGTACGTGATGTTCTTCCCCTTTTCAGGAATGGCTTTCTTTAACAAAGCTGGGAGCATTCTTCGGCAGGCTGTTAGCAAGCAGCACATCAATCATGAAATATCTGCATCCAAGCCTTCAATTTTTCAACTAATTAGATGCATGTCTTCAAAACTTTTTGTTGGAGGTGCATGCAGTTTCTCTTATGCTAGAACAGTATTCATAACATTTCTTCTAATTTCTGCTGACTTCCTCTAGTTTGGCAATGTAGGAATCTCATGGAACACGAATGACAACTCTCTCCAAGAAGCTTTCAGCAAGTATGGAGAAGTCGTTGAAGGTTTGTCTAATTTAAAGCTAAATGTTGTTTTTGACTAGAAGTCCTCTCTCGTGCTTGTTTAAAGTTTACAATTTTTCATTTAGAATCCTTGCACTGCTGGTGTGCTTTCTCATGATCACATTCGCTCACACACTAGTGcatgtttttgttattatggTGATCATATTTGCACATAATAAAGAGTGTCTGGGCAGAGTTTGAGTAATGGTCAGGAAAAGTATATGACAAAGTAGGGAGTACTTGTTAGTTGATGTTTCTCAACATGAATTTCCAGATGTTATGTTAGGATGAAAGACACTCATTTTGTGTCCAAATGAGGGTCTTAGTGATGGAGTGACAATTGTGTTGCTGATTGGACTTATCAAAAGTAGTTGTATTACTGGTTGGATTTAGTAAGTGAAGTCACGTAGACTAATGGAAGAATTACTTCACCATTTTTTACTGTTTGAAGCTGTATTATAATTCCATGAATGCTTGCTCATTCATATTTAGCTGTGTGAACATATGACATATCTGTATACAAAGGCATGTGTCCAGACACTAGTTTCTAGCTGGAATTGCTGAAAAAGTTCCAATTCATTGCAGCAAGAATCATTTATGATCGCGAGTCTGGGAGATCTAGGGGATTTGGCTTCGTTACTTTCAATACTTCTGAGGATGCCAGTGCTGCCATCCAGGCTTTGGACGGACAGGTATCTCTTCACTCTGTTGCTCCATGAATGAAAAAACGTGTGTTCCCTTTGTATTTGGGTTCACATGATGTGAATTAACTTCAAAGGAATGTTCTTTTATGGTATCTGGCACTGTTTTTATCCAGAAATTGTGTTTAAATATGCAAATGATAGGTCTGTTCGGGGGGATGCGCCTGTATGCATCCCATGCATTTCTGTTTGCTGGGTAGATTATGACAACTAGTTTTAATGCATCTTTCAGGAGCTTGATGGTCGTACGATTAGAGTAAATGTAGCGAATGACAGGACAAGAGGATACGGCGGCGGCggcggtggtggtggtggtggttaCGGTGGTGGTAACTATGGAGGTGGTGGCGGCAATTATGGGTCTGGTGGTTACGGTGGTGGTGGTGGCAATTATGGGTCTGGTGGTGGTAATTATGGTGCCTCTGGTTATGGTAGCAGTGGCAATTATGGCAGCGCAGGTGGTGTTGATGCTAATGTTGCCAGCAGTTATGGAAGTGGAGAAAACAGTTCTGGCTTTGGCACAAGTGGTGATAACTATGCCAGTGGAAGTATTGATGCAGCTAGCAACAGCTTCAGCTTCGGCAACGACGCTACCAGCAACCAAGCAGAAGCTTGTGATGTTAATAGCCCAGTTGACGCTGGTGAAAATTACAGAGATCACAATGACTCCAGTGATTATGCAGACAGAAGAGCCTAAAGGTTGAATTCCAATCCCCTTGCTTCCCAATGCTATTGATAAAAGACAGAAATCGATGGAAGATGAcatctcttcc
Proteins encoded in this window:
- the LOC125864726 gene encoding glycine-rich RNA-binding protein 2, mitochondrial-like, which codes for MAFFNKAGSILRQAVSKQHINHEISASKPSIFQLIRCMSSKLFVGGISWNTNDNSLQEAFSKYGEVVEARIIYDRESGRSRGFGFVTFNTSEDASAAIQALDGQELDGRTIRVNVANDRTRGYGGGGGGGGGGYGGGNYGGGGGNYGSGGYGGGGGNYGSGGGNYGASGYGSSGNYGSAGGVDANVASSYGSGENSSGFGTSGDNYASGSIDAASNSFSFGNDATSNQAEACDVNSPVDAGENYRDHNDSSDYADRRA